One Aegilops tauschii subsp. strangulata cultivar AL8/78 chromosome 7, Aet v6.0, whole genome shotgun sequence genomic window carries:
- the LOC109777437 gene encoding protein TIFY 11e — MAATGSPKGLRFAAACGVLSRCIKAAETRPAATVVLPLMPGAEVPAQDDHEAGPAPANAQMTIFYGGQVLVLDEVPADRAAELLRVAGVSGTARGNCEAANGDLPMARKASLQRFMAKRKGRLAARAVPYSRPDGDASSCNRLSLRL; from the coding sequence ATGGCGGCGACAGGGAGCCCTAAGGGCCTACGGTTCGCTGCAGCGTGCGGCGTTCTCAGCCGCTGCATCAAGGCGGCGGAGACGCGGCCGGCGGCCACGGTGGTCCTCCCCCTCATGCCTGGAGCGGAAGTGCCCGCGCAAGACGACCACGAGGCGGGTCCTGCGCCGGCGAACGCGCAGATGACCATCTTCTACGGCGGGCAGGTGCTGGTGCTGGACGAGGTCCCGGCTGACAGGGCGGCCGAGCTGCTCCGCGTCGCTGGTGTCTCAGGCACAGCGCGAGGGAACTGCGAGGCGGCGAATGGCGACCTGCCCATGGCGAGGAAGGCGTCGCTGCAGCGGTTCATGGCGAAGCGCAAGGGAAGGCTCGCCGCGCGCGCCGTCCCCTACAGCCGGCCCGACGGCGACGCGTCCTCCTGTAACCGTCTGTCACTTAGGCTCTGA